Proteins co-encoded in one bacterium genomic window:
- a CDS encoding redoxin family protein: protein MRTLLVVSSCVAVLTAGMLGLHALPGLAAANAPDLAGGGPWFNTDGRPVTIASLRGKVVGVEMWTAGCENCLNVLPYMKQWYAKYHGQGFVLVGVHTPEFAHEGKVEYVRAAIARLGITYPVVMDNDYRIWNAYHNAYWPALYLVDKHGQIRYTHVGEGEYDVTERQIAALLSEKI, encoded by the coding sequence ATGCGGACATTGCTAGTGGTCTCGTCGTGCGTGGCTGTTCTGACGGCGGGGATGCTGGGCCTTCATGCGCTCCCCGGCCTCGCGGCGGCGAACGCCCCCGACCTCGCCGGCGGCGGTCCCTGGTTCAATACGGACGGGCGGCCGGTGACGATCGCGTCGCTGCGCGGCAAAGTCGTCGGCGTGGAAATGTGGACGGCCGGCTGCGAAAACTGTCTGAACGTCCTGCCCTACATGAAGCAGTGGTACGCGAAGTATCACGGGCAGGGGTTCGTGCTCGTCGGCGTGCACACGCCCGAGTTCGCTCACGAAGGCAAGGTCGAGTACGTGCGCGCGGCAATCGCGCGCCTCGGCATCACGTACCCGGTCGTCATGGACAACGACTACCGCATCTGGAACGCCTACCACAACGCCTACTGGCCGGCCTTGTACCTCGTCGACAAGCACGGGCAGATCCGGTACACGCACGTCGGCGAAGGCGAGTATGACGTGACGGAGCGGCAGATCGCCGCCCTGCTGAGCGAGAAAATCTAA
- a CDS encoding nucleotidyltransferase domain-containing protein yields the protein MAPDVVRAAREVAERLAQERAEAVALVGSRVRGDAHDHSDLDLIALGRGPVRRLEIHEPFVVSVQWRTAAQVRDGFSDLADLSTIPGWRRAVIVHDPKKQAAGLKREALAWAWDALGARPDAWVAEQITDYAEEVFKLVGSLRASRYSAAAVQRAVLALRLPRVLAVHRRTLYDGDSQLYEAIVAGMGEPWRRAHRRALGVQAETLEQTCGAALELYALAAEETKQLLDEREFAVVRGACAAAGFPIGRRPAAREAVKPRR from the coding sequence GTGGCGCCGGACGTTGTGCGCGCCGCCCGCGAGGTCGCGGAGCGCCTCGCGCAGGAGCGGGCCGAGGCCGTGGCGCTCGTCGGGAGCCGCGTGCGCGGCGACGCCCACGACCATTCGGACCTCGACCTGATCGCGCTCGGCCGCGGACCCGTCCGCCGGCTCGAGATCCACGAACCCTTTGTCGTCTCGGTGCAGTGGCGGACCGCGGCGCAGGTCCGCGACGGCTTCTCGGACCTGGCCGACCTCAGCACGATCCCGGGCTGGCGGCGCGCCGTGATCGTCCACGATCCGAAGAAACAGGCCGCCGGCTTGAAGCGTGAGGCGCTCGCGTGGGCGTGGGACGCGCTAGGCGCCCGGCCCGACGCGTGGGTAGCCGAGCAGATTACCGACTACGCCGAAGAAGTCTTCAAGCTGGTGGGCAGCCTGCGGGCCAGCCGTTACAGCGCGGCCGCGGTCCAGCGCGCGGTGCTCGCCCTCCGCCTGCCTCGCGTGCTGGCCGTGCACCGCCGCACATTGTACGACGGTGATTCGCAGTTGTACGAGGCGATCGTCGCCGGCATGGGCGAGCCGTGGCGCCGCGCCCACCGCCGCGCGCTGGGCGTTCAGGCGGAGACGCTGGAGCAGACCTGCGGCGCGGCGCTCGAGTTGTACGCGCTCGCCGCGGAGGAGACGAAGCAGCTGCTTGACGAGCGGGAGTTCGCCGTCGTGCGGGGCGCCTGCGCGGCGGCCGGGTTCCCGATCGGCAGGCGCCCGGCCGCGCGCGAGGCGGTCAAACCGCGGCGCTAA
- a CDS encoding integrase core domain-containing protein has protein sequence ETYNNVRPHQALGYLTPNEYIRRWKAAQPATRS, from the coding sequence GAGACCTATAACAACGTCCGGCCGCACCAGGCGCTCGGCTACCTGACTCCGAACGAGTACATCCGCCGCTGGAAGGCGGCGCAGCCTGCCACACGCTCATGA